In Cloacibacterium caeni, a single window of DNA contains:
- a CDS encoding FtsW/RodA/SpoVE family cell cycle protein: MEQQENKFELLKGDKVLWMVIILISFFSVFPVYSASSNLEYIVQNGTTTGHVIKHMFFVFLGLAIMRAVGTVKYEHIGKLSSILLGIMVILLFVTMFTGQKIDGASASRWLKIPGTPISFQPSSFAYLMLIIYLCRYLTKKIKRERLPIENIFYIFGPVLLVFILVAKDNGSTALMILMVSLAVMLVGQLSSKYILGFLGISGLFVGIFLFLALKTDLIGSNRVHTWVSRIETFANSKKNANVEDETVKAKNYQVNQAKAAIVHGGITGMGPGKSALKQMLPQSASDFIFAIIVEEYGFFGAFALITLYMIMMIRIVMIASKMRAFFGSLLVLSLGIMIFVQLAVNIAVAVNLIPVTGQPLPLISYGGTSMLVTYLQLGIILNVSSRILTFEEEGMGKKQNVEEINDIA; the protein is encoded by the coding sequence ATGGAACAACAAGAAAACAAATTTGAACTTTTAAAAGGCGACAAAGTGCTTTGGATGGTGATTATTTTAATCTCCTTCTTTTCCGTGTTCCCTGTATATTCTGCAAGTTCTAACTTAGAATACATTGTGCAGAATGGTACAACTACGGGACACGTCATCAAGCACATGTTTTTTGTTTTCTTAGGTTTAGCAATCATGAGAGCTGTTGGAACAGTAAAATACGAACACATCGGAAAACTGAGCAGTATCCTTCTCGGGATTATGGTGATTTTACTGTTTGTAACCATGTTTACGGGACAAAAAATCGACGGAGCGTCTGCTTCTCGTTGGTTAAAAATCCCTGGAACTCCTATTTCTTTTCAGCCATCAAGCTTTGCATACCTCATGTTAATTATCTATTTGTGCAGATATTTAACTAAAAAAATTAAAAGAGAAAGACTTCCGATAGAGAACATATTTTACATTTTCGGACCAGTTTTATTGGTATTTATTTTAGTTGCAAAAGACAATGGTTCTACCGCTTTGATGATTCTAATGGTTTCATTAGCAGTAATGTTGGTTGGTCAACTTTCCTCCAAATACATTTTAGGATTTTTAGGAATTTCAGGACTTTTTGTGGGAATTTTCTTGTTTTTAGCTTTAAAAACAGATTTAATTGGCAGCAATCGTGTTCATACTTGGGTAAGTAGAATAGAAACTTTTGCCAATTCTAAGAAAAATGCCAATGTAGAAGACGAAACTGTAAAAGCAAAAAACTATCAGGTAAACCAAGCAAAAGCAGCCATAGTTCACGGCGGAATTACAGGAATGGGACCAGGAAAATCTGCATTGAAACAGATGCTTCCACAGTCTGCTTCTGATTTTATTTTCGCCATTATTGTAGAAGAATATGGTTTTTTTGGAGCATTTGCACTCATCACTTTATACATGATTATGATGATTAGGATTGTGATGATTGCCAGTAAAATGCGGGCATTTTTTGGAAGTTTATTGGTGCTCAGTTTAGGAATTATGATTTTCGTGCAATTAGCAGTAAATATTGCTGTAGCGGTAAATCTTATTCCAGTAACAGGACAACCGTTGCCTTTAATAAGTTATGGAGGAACTTCTATGCTGGTGACTTATCTTCAATTAGGAATTATTCTGAATGTAAGTTCAAGAATTCTCACTTTCGAAGAAGAAGGAATGGGCAAAAAACAAAATGTAGAAGAAATAAATGATATAGCGTAA
- the murG gene encoding undecaprenyldiphospho-muramoylpentapeptide beta-N-acetylglucosaminyltransferase, which yields MSGKLKVLMSGGGTGGHIFPAVAIAQEIQKRFPDAEFLFMGANGKMEMEKVPQSGFKIEGLNIAGFDRGNLLANINLPFKVISSLLKARKIIKAFQPDFAVGTGGFASGPALFIAARMGIPTFIQEQNSLPGKANIFNAKKAKTVFTAYPNMEKFFHGTKTLFLGNPIRKNIITDIIDSDLAKEKLGLEKGKLTILSVGGSLGSRTLNNGWKENIDKVLEKNYQLIWQTGKLDYKNILEETKDIHSRNMQIVEFIKNMEIAYSAADVIVSRAGAIAISELAIAKKPVLLVPFPFAAEDHQTKNAQTLVDKNAAKMVKDTEMKEKFWNTLSEICENESLRKEMAQNLEFFAKPKATEEIVKEIFKNLNIKE from the coding sequence ATGAGTGGAAAATTAAAAGTTTTAATGAGTGGTGGTGGAACAGGTGGTCACATCTTTCCTGCCGTTGCAATTGCGCAGGAAATACAAAAACGTTTTCCTGATGCGGAATTTTTGTTCATGGGAGCCAATGGAAAAATGGAGATGGAAAAAGTTCCACAATCAGGTTTCAAAATTGAAGGATTAAATATTGCTGGCTTTGACAGAGGAAATCTTTTGGCTAATATTAATTTACCGTTTAAGGTGATTTCTAGTTTGCTTAAAGCTAGAAAAATCATCAAAGCATTCCAACCAGATTTTGCGGTTGGAACAGGAGGTTTTGCAAGCGGTCCCGCTTTATTCATTGCTGCGAGAATGGGAATCCCTACTTTTATTCAAGAGCAGAATTCTCTTCCTGGGAAAGCCAATATTTTCAATGCTAAAAAAGCAAAAACCGTTTTCACCGCCTATCCAAATATGGAAAAATTCTTCCACGGAACGAAAACATTATTTTTAGGAAATCCTATCAGAAAAAACATTATTACTGATATCATTGACAGCGATTTAGCCAAAGAAAAATTAGGTTTAGAAAAAGGGAAATTAACGATACTTTCAGTAGGCGGTTCTTTAGGTTCTAGAACTTTAAACAACGGCTGGAAAGAAAACATTGATAAAGTTTTAGAAAAAAATTACCAACTCATTTGGCAAACAGGTAAACTAGATTATAAAAATATTTTAGAAGAAACGAAAGACATTCACAGCAGAAACATGCAAATTGTAGAATTTATTAAAAACATGGAAATAGCTTATTCTGCGGCAGATGTAATTGTTTCTAGAGCTGGAGCGATTGCGATTTCGGAATTAGCCATTGCTAAAAAGCCAGTTTTGCTTGTTCCTTTTCCTTTTGCGGCAGAAGATCATCAAACCAAAAACGCTCAGACTTTGGTAGACAAAAACGCTGCTAAAATGGTGAAAGACACAGAGATGAAAGAGAAATTCTGGAACACGCTTTCAGAAATTTGTGAAAATGAATCTTTGAGAAAAGAAATGGCTCAAAATTTAGAATTTTTTGCAAAACCAAAAGCGACAGAAGAAATTGTGAAAGAGATTTTTAAAAATTTGAATATTAAAGAGTAA
- the murC gene encoding UDP-N-acetylmuramate--L-alanine ligase codes for MKNYQNFYFVGIGGIGMSALARYFHAAGKNVLGYDKTETKLTTELQKEGISITFEDVVDEKISSLKKEETLVIYTPAIKVLGILDYFNENGFEVLKRAKVLGMITEDTNCIAVAGTHGKTTTSSLVAHLCKVANLPFSGFLGGIAENYKSNFIFNGTEMSVLEADEYDRSFLNLSPDWAIITSIDADHLDIYGDTETIEQGFRDFADLVPENDQLFVRKGVNIGRPCRTYAVNEEADYYSDNLHIVDGWMMFDFHAGEQTVEFAWQIPGTHNVENATAAIAVLHNLGADFTALQEGISSFKGIKRRYTKHIFENGKIYVDDYAHHPTELNAVIGSIRTFNPNKKLLVAFQPHLFSRTRDFADGFAESLAAADELLLLDIYPARELQKDFEGVTSDWLLEKVQLEKKEVCSLSEAFDKIKEKDFDILLTVGAGNIDTLYDPIMNWIGTLKK; via the coding sequence ATGAAAAACTATCAAAACTTTTACTTCGTAGGAATCGGTGGAATCGGGATGTCTGCTTTGGCAAGATATTTCCATGCTGCTGGGAAAAATGTTTTGGGTTATGATAAAACCGAAACCAAACTCACTACAGAGCTTCAGAAGGAAGGAATTTCTATCACTTTTGAAGATGTGGTAGATGAGAAAATTTCGTCTTTGAAGAAAGAAGAAACATTAGTGATTTATACACCTGCGATTAAAGTTTTGGGAATTTTAGATTATTTTAATGAAAATGGTTTTGAAGTTTTAAAACGTGCAAAAGTTCTAGGAATGATTACCGAAGATACCAATTGTATCGCAGTAGCTGGAACGCATGGCAAAACTACTACTTCAAGTTTGGTAGCACATCTTTGCAAAGTGGCGAATCTTCCATTTTCTGGATTTTTAGGTGGAATTGCAGAAAATTACAAGTCAAATTTCATTTTTAACGGAACAGAAATGTCTGTTTTAGAAGCTGATGAATATGACAGAAGTTTCCTAAATCTTTCACCAGATTGGGCAATTATTACTTCTATTGATGCAGACCATCTTGATATTTATGGAGATACAGAAACCATAGAACAAGGATTTAGAGATTTTGCAGATTTAGTGCCAGAAAACGACCAACTTTTTGTGAGAAAAGGTGTAAATATTGGCAGACCTTGTAGAACATATGCGGTAAATGAAGAAGCTGATTATTATTCTGATAATCTGCACATTGTAGACGGTTGGATGATGTTTGATTTTCATGCGGGCGAACAAACCGTAGAATTTGCTTGGCAAATTCCGGGAACACATAATGTGGAAAATGCAACGGCTGCGATTGCAGTTTTGCACAATTTGGGAGCAGATTTTACAGCTTTACAAGAAGGGATTTCTAGTTTCAAAGGAATTAAAAGACGTTATACCAAACATATTTTTGAAAACGGTAAGATTTATGTAGATGATTATGCACACCACCCAACAGAACTGAATGCGGTGATTGGTTCCATCAGAACTTTTAACCCAAATAAAAAACTGTTGGTAGCGTTTCAGCCACATTTATTCAGCAGAACCAGAGATTTTGCAGATGGTTTTGCAGAAAGTTTAGCAGCAGCAGATGAATTGTTATTATTAGACATTTATCCAGCAAGAGAATTACAAAAAGATTTTGAAGGGGTAACTTCTGATTGGTTGCTAGAAAAAGTACAGTTAGAGAAAAAAGAAGTGTGCAGTTTGAGCGAAGCTTTTGACAAAATCAAAGAAAAAGATTTTGATATTTTGCTTACAGTAGGTGCAGGAAACATAGACACTTTGTATGACCCAATTATGAATTGGATTGGTACATTGAAAAAATAA
- the ftsA gene encoding cell division protein FtsA, which yields METHDYSVGLDIGTTKIVAIVGRKNAHGKIEVLGVGKAKSLGVHKGIVNNISQTISSIKAAISEAEKSSGVPIHRVTVGIAGKHIRSLQHSDYIMRENPDKYITDEDIEILKDQVKKLVMLPGEEIIHVLPQEYKVDSEGEIQEPIGMHGKRLEANFHVVVGQMGSIRNIARCVREAGLEMEALTLEPLASSEAVLTTEEKEAGVAIVDIGGGTTDIAIFKDNIIRHTCVIPYGGGIITDDIKEGCSIIEKHAEQLKVKFGSAVPDLEKDSTFVTIPGLHGRPDKEISLKSLASIINARVEEILEMVNTELKAYGAYEQKRKLIAGIVLTGGGSNLKNLRQLANYVTGFDARIGFANEYIANDKNQYLKSPEFATSIGLLMESLKIHDKKPIEKPVEEPKVIEVPQAENTVEEVKTEEQEITQHLEEVKKNKPTFGQSILEKVKKFFEEVE from the coding sequence ATGGAAACACATGATTATTCAGTAGGTTTAGACATTGGTACCACGAAAATTGTTGCCATTGTAGGCAGAAAAAATGCCCACGGAAAAATTGAAGTTTTAGGCGTAGGTAAAGCTAAAAGTTTGGGCGTTCACAAAGGAATTGTGAATAATATTTCTCAAACAATAAGCTCTATCAAAGCTGCTATTTCAGAAGCAGAAAAATCTTCAGGAGTTCCTATTCATAGAGTAACCGTAGGTATCGCAGGCAAACACATTCGTAGTCTGCAACACTCAGATTACATCATGAGAGAAAACCCAGATAAATATATCACAGATGAAGATATAGAAATCTTAAAAGACCAAGTAAAAAAACTGGTCATGCTTCCTGGTGAAGAAATCATTCACGTGCTTCCACAAGAGTACAAAGTAGATTCTGAAGGCGAAATCCAAGAACCAATCGGTATGCACGGAAAACGTCTGGAAGCAAATTTCCATGTAGTTGTGGGTCAAATGGGAAGCATCAGAAATATCGCACGTTGCGTTCGCGAAGCTGGTTTAGAAATGGAAGCACTTACACTAGAACCTCTTGCCTCTTCAGAAGCTGTTCTTACTACTGAAGAAAAAGAAGCAGGAGTTGCCATCGTAGACATAGGTGGTGGTACTACAGATATTGCTATTTTTAAAGATAACATCATTCGTCATACTTGCGTTATTCCTTATGGTGGCGGTATTATTACAGATGATATTAAAGAAGGCTGTTCTATTATAGAAAAACACGCAGAGCAACTGAAAGTAAAATTCGGGTCTGCCGTTCCAGATTTAGAAAAAGATTCTACGTTTGTTACCATTCCTGGTTTACACGGAAGACCAGACAAAGAAATTTCTCTAAAATCTTTGGCAAGTATTATCAATGCGAGAGTGGAAGAAATTCTCGAAATGGTAAATACAGAGTTAAAAGCGTATGGAGCTTATGAACAAAAACGCAAACTTATCGCAGGAATTGTATTAACAGGTGGCGGTTCTAATCTTAAAAACCTTCGTCAGTTAGCCAATTATGTAACAGGATTTGATGCAAGAATTGGTTTTGCCAATGAATATATTGCCAATGACAAAAACCAATATTTGAAATCCCCAGAGTTTGCAACTTCAATTGGTTTATTGATGGAAAGTTTAAAAATTCATGATAAAAAACCTATAGAAAAACCTGTAGAAGAGCCAAAAGTTATAGAAGTTCCTCAAGCAGAAAATACTGTAGAAGAAGTAAAAACTGAGGAGCAAGAAATTACACAACACTTAGAGGAAGTGAAGAAGAATAAACCTACTTTTGGACAATCCATCCTTGAAAAAGTAAAAAAATTCTTCGAAGAAGTAGAATAA
- a CDS encoding GH3 auxin-responsive promoter family protein produces the protein MATKALFNMAVNWFIRQRIDQIQNFMKHPIETQNGVLFSQLFHAEETEYGKKFGFKDISSYRDFQQQVPIVNYEEFEPYIEKARQGQKDISWPGVIRQFAKSSGTTNAKSKFIPISDESLEECHYKAGKDLISIYANNHPDNQLFLNKNLRLGGSAELYESFNTKFGDLSAILIENLPFWVEITTVPSKKTSLMSEWETKLKAIVSEVKNQDVGSLTGVPSWMMVLLQRILTETGKGNVSEIFPNLEVFFHGGISFKPYREQYKNIIGKDINYYEIYNASEGFFGIQDRSGSDEMLLMLDYGIFYEFIPMDKFDRNNLQAIPLEEVELGKNYAVVISTNGGLWRYLIGDTVKFTSLSPHRIQISGRTKHYINAFGEELMIDNVETALKKACDATEAHVLDYTGAPVFMSEGKSGAHEWLIEFAKHPNNFETFSKIFDDTLKSINSDYEAKRYLNMTLNPPIIHMAKEKLFYQWMESRGKLGGQNKVPRLSNDREYIDPLLELNK, from the coding sequence ATGGCAACAAAAGCTCTCTTCAATATGGCTGTAAATTGGTTTATTCGACAAAGAATAGACCAAATTCAGAATTTTATGAAACATCCTATTGAAACTCAAAACGGAGTTTTATTTTCTCAACTTTTTCATGCAGAAGAAACAGAATACGGCAAAAAATTCGGGTTCAAAGACATTTCTTCTTACCGAGATTTTCAGCAACAAGTTCCTATCGTAAACTATGAAGAATTCGAGCCTTACATAGAAAAAGCAAGACAAGGTCAAAAAGATATTTCTTGGCCAGGAGTTATTCGTCAGTTTGCGAAATCTTCTGGAACGACCAATGCCAAAAGTAAATTCATTCCTATTTCAGACGAAAGTTTAGAAGAGTGCCATTACAAAGCAGGAAAGGATTTAATTTCAATTTATGCAAACAATCATCCTGATAATCAATTATTTCTCAATAAAAATTTAAGATTAGGCGGAAGTGCAGAATTGTACGAAAGTTTCAATACTAAGTTCGGAGATTTATCTGCTATTTTAATAGAAAATCTTCCTTTTTGGGTAGAAATTACAACAGTTCCCAGCAAAAAAACTTCCCTAATGTCAGAATGGGAAACCAAATTGAAAGCCATCGTTTCAGAAGTTAAAAATCAAGATGTAGGAAGTTTAACGGGCGTTCCAAGTTGGATGATGGTTTTGCTTCAAAGAATTTTAACCGAAACAGGAAAAGGTAATGTTTCTGAAATTTTCCCAAATTTAGAAGTGTTTTTCCACGGTGGAATCAGTTTTAAACCTTACAGAGAACAATATAAAAATATCATCGGCAAAGACATTAATTACTACGAAATTTACAACGCTTCTGAAGGTTTCTTCGGAATTCAAGACAGAAGTGGTAGTGACGAAATGCTTCTGATGCTAGATTACGGAATTTTCTACGAATTTATTCCGATGGATAAATTTGACCGAAATAATCTTCAAGCGATTCCTTTGGAAGAAGTAGAACTCGGCAAAAATTATGCAGTTGTTATTTCTACCAATGGTGGACTTTGGCGTTACTTAATCGGTGATACCGTAAAATTTACATCTCTTTCTCCGCACAGAATTCAGATTTCTGGCAGAACCAAACATTACATCAATGCTTTTGGCGAAGAATTAATGATAGACAATGTAGAAACTGCACTTAAAAAAGCATGTGATGCTACAGAAGCTCACGTTTTAGATTATACAGGAGCGCCCGTTTTTATGAGCGAAGGAAAATCTGGAGCCCATGAATGGTTGATTGAATTTGCCAAACATCCGAATAATTTCGAAACGTTTTCTAAAATTTTTGATGATACTTTGAAATCTATCAATTCAGATTACGAAGCGAAACGTTACCTCAATATGACACTGAATCCGCCAATTATTCAC
- the ftsZ gene encoding cell division protein FtsZ codes for MENTLNTGFSFDLPKGNSSIIKVIGVGGGGNNALKHMYEKGIHGVDFIICNTDAQTLDNNPISTKVQLGAAITEGLGAGADPEVGEKSALESIDEIKAVLGHNTKMVFITAGMGGGTGTGAAPVIAKIAKEMGILTIGIVTVPFSFEGKRRLEQAENGLEKLRNNVDSLIVINNDKLRQQFGNLGFKSGFAKADEVLANAAKGMAEVITGYFDVNIDFRDARSVLQNSGTALMSTGTASGENKAEEAVKKALDSPLLNDNKITGAKNVLLLIRSGNEEATMDEIGLINDHIQREAGNTADIIFGVGTDAELGDSISVLVIATGFAADDQKYAGPTEKIRYTLEDSPSTPKVKRESPFGRTSSEKSQENPMQNSSKSMFFLDDSNDNSTPDFPNNSVNQFAETQAAVMEERIEELRFFEDESLSIESSHQTFEVEEQENNVLELFSFDDEDVLESQSFTFETEEKKTTIIEETQFNAAQEVENVKLSVEETKEEISFIVEEKTVETYKPKAETKTLVEEKPIEFTFKIAEEIEEVKTVFENHTEEKITFTETKIEEEFKFIEKNTATEKVQARRDKLKEFNSRYQTIENENEFENIPAFRRKNINIGHENASQQQISSFLSENNGRVQLRENKFLNKDVD; via the coding sequence ATGGAAAATACATTAAATACAGGGTTTTCATTCGATTTACCAAAAGGAAATTCATCTATCATAAAAGTAATTGGTGTAGGTGGTGGAGGTAACAATGCGTTGAAACACATGTACGAGAAAGGAATTCATGGAGTAGATTTTATTATTTGTAACACCGATGCACAAACACTAGATAATAACCCAATTTCTACAAAAGTTCAGTTAGGAGCTGCCATTACAGAAGGTTTAGGAGCTGGAGCAGACCCAGAAGTTGGAGAAAAATCTGCCTTAGAAAGTATTGATGAAATCAAAGCTGTTCTAGGTCATAATACCAAAATGGTTTTCATAACCGCAGGAATGGGTGGCGGAACTGGTACTGGTGCTGCACCTGTTATTGCAAAAATTGCCAAAGAAATGGGAATTTTAACCATTGGTATAGTTACCGTTCCTTTTAGTTTTGAAGGAAAAAGAAGATTAGAACAAGCCGAAAATGGTTTAGAAAAACTTCGCAATAATGTAGATTCCCTAATTGTTATTAATAACGATAAACTTCGTCAGCAATTTGGTAACCTAGGCTTCAAATCTGGTTTTGCTAAGGCAGATGAAGTGTTAGCCAATGCTGCTAAAGGTATGGCAGAAGTGATTACTGGTTATTTCGATGTAAATATAGACTTCCGTGATGCGCGTTCAGTTTTACAAAATTCAGGAACTGCTCTCATGTCTACAGGAACCGCTTCTGGTGAAAACAAAGCAGAAGAAGCAGTGAAAAAAGCACTCGATTCTCCATTATTAAACGATAATAAAATCACAGGCGCTAAAAACGTTCTTCTCCTTATCAGAAGTGGAAACGAAGAAGCTACAATGGACGAAATCGGCTTAATTAATGACCACATTCAGCGCGAAGCAGGAAACACTGCAGATATTATTTTCGGTGTAGGAACAGATGCAGAATTGGGAGATTCTATCAGCGTATTGGTTATTGCCACTGGTTTTGCAGCAGATGATCAAAAATATGCTGGTCCTACCGAAAAAATTAGATATACATTAGAAGACAGTCCTTCTACACCAAAAGTGAAGAGAGAATCTCCATTTGGCAGAACTTCTTCTGAAAAATCTCAAGAAAATCCAATGCAAAATTCATCAAAAAGCATGTTTTTCTTAGATGATTCTAATGATAACAGCACTCCAGACTTCCCAAATAATTCTGTGAATCAATTTGCAGAAACACAAGCAGCTGTGATGGAAGAAAGAATAGAAGAACTTAGATTTTTTGAAGACGAAAGTTTAAGCATTGAAAGCAGTCATCAAACTTTTGAAGTAGAAGAACAAGAAAATAATGTTTTAGAGTTATTTTCATTTGATGATGAAGACGTTTTAGAATCTCAATCTTTCACTTTTGAAACAGAAGAAAAGAAAACGACTATTATTGAAGAAACTCAGTTTAATGCTGCACAAGAAGTAGAAAATGTGAAACTTTCTGTGGAAGAAACCAAAGAAGAAATTTCTTTCATTGTAGAGGAAAAAACGGTAGAAACGTATAAACCAAAAGCAGAAACGAAAACTTTAGTTGAAGAAAAACCTATTGAGTTTACCTTTAAAATTGCAGAAGAAATAGAAGAAGTAAAAACCGTTTTTGAAAATCACACTGAAGAAAAAATCACTTTTACAGAAACTAAAATTGAAGAGGAATTTAAATTTATCGAAAAAAATACTGCTACAGAAAAAGTTCAGGCAAGAAGAGATAAGTTGAAAGAGTTCAACTCTCGTTATCAGACGATAGAAAACGAAAATGAATTCGAAAATATTCCTGCTTTCAGAAGAAAAAACATCAATATAGGTCACGAAAATGCTTCTCAACAGCAAATTTCTAGTTTCCTTTCTGAAAATAACGGAAGAGTACAACTTAGAGAAAACAAGTTTTTAAACAAAGACGTAGATTAA
- a CDS encoding BrxA/BrxB family bacilliredoxin: MYPADLVMPMKAELTDKGFQDLTSAEQVNDALKQPGTTLVMVNSVCGCAAGAARPGVIYSLTGDKKPDHLTTVFAGFDTEAVAEARKHFAPFPPSSPCVALFKDGELVHMLERHHIEGNPAGAIAANLQAAYEEFC; this comes from the coding sequence ATGTATCCAGCAGATTTAGTAATGCCAATGAAGGCAGAACTCACAGATAAAGGTTTCCAAGACCTTACCTCAGCAGAACAAGTAAACGATGCACTTAAACAACCGGGAACTACTTTAGTTATGGTAAATTCGGTTTGTGGTTGCGCAGCAGGAGCAGCAAGACCAGGTGTTATTTATTCTTTAACTGGTGATAAAAAACCAGACCATTTAACTACTGTTTTTGCAGGTTTTGACACAGAAGCGGTAGCAGAAGCTAGAAAACATTTTGCGCCATTCCCACCAAGTTCACCGTGCGTAGCACTTTTCAAAGATGGCGAATTAGTTCACATGTTAGAAAGACACCACATCGAAGGAAATCCTGCTGGTGCTATTGCAGCGAATTTACAAGCAGCTTACGAAGAATTTTGCTAA
- a CDS encoding cell division protein FtsQ/DivIB yields MKNKWRILKIFVTVVIFGFLLSFSLKRFNDRKIDEQSIIVKLNDSSSPVYFVDEKDIRTIVERYNTTKKVGDVDIPSLEKKLNELPAVDSANVYLNLNGKLNVDIKQRVPVFRLNNGGKGFYVDKKGIEFPISKTYSHPCMLVSGDVKKKEYKKLIELIEKINKDSFCKNFFVGITKENGNFNLATSDGNYKVEIGDLDRIDFKVKGFKTFVEKYLVYQAPEKYSKISVKYDNQIVTTLNSGYKPEEDSLQTNEQNIINTVTGTQKTEEKTTN; encoded by the coding sequence ATGAAAAACAAGTGGAGAATTCTCAAAATTTTTGTCACAGTAGTCATCTTCGGATTTCTATTGAGCTTCTCTTTGAAGAGATTCAATGACCGAAAAATTGATGAGCAATCTATCATCGTAAAATTAAATGATAGCTCCTCTCCTGTTTATTTTGTAGACGAAAAAGACATTAGAACGATTGTAGAAAGATATAATACCACAAAAAAAGTGGGCGATGTAGATATCCCGAGTTTAGAAAAAAAATTAAACGAATTGCCTGCTGTAGATAGCGCAAACGTTTATTTAAATTTAAATGGAAAACTGAATGTAGACATCAAACAAAGAGTTCCCGTTTTTAGATTAAATAATGGAGGAAAAGGATTTTATGTAGACAAAAAAGGAATAGAATTCCCAATTTCTAAAACATACTCTCATCCTTGCATGCTGGTTTCTGGCGACGTGAAGAAGAAAGAGTATAAAAAACTCATTGAGTTAATAGAAAAAATAAACAAAGACAGTTTCTGCAAAAATTTCTTTGTAGGCATTACAAAAGAAAACGGAAACTTCAATCTTGCAACCAGCGATGGAAATTATAAAGTAGAAATCGGTGATTTAGATAGAATAGATTTTAAAGTAAAAGGTTTTAAAACATTTGTAGAAAAATATTTGGTGTATCAAGCTCCAGAAAAATATTCTAAAATTTCTGTGAAATATGATAACCAAATCGTAACCACTCTTAATTCTGGTTATAAACCCGAAGAAGACAGTTTACAAACAAATGAACAAAACATAATAAACACCGTAACAGGAACACAAAAAACCGAAGAAAAAACAACTAATTAA
- a CDS encoding GatB/YqeY domain-containing protein — translation MSLELTINEAIKTAMREKDKVALDSLRAVKSQILLLKTEAKGADVSAEQEIAILQRMIKQRKDSYEQFVAQNRNDLAEVELAQMKVIEQFLPAQLSAEELEAEIKKIIAEVGAESLKDLGKVMGTASKTLAGKSDGKSISEMVKKLLS, via the coding sequence ATGAGTTTAGAACTTACCATAAACGAAGCGATTAAAACCGCAATGAGAGAAAAAGACAAAGTTGCTCTTGACTCTCTAAGAGCCGTAAAATCTCAAATTCTCTTGCTCAAAACTGAAGCAAAAGGAGCTGATGTTTCTGCAGAACAAGAAATTGCCATTCTCCAAAGAATGATTAAGCAAAGAAAAGATTCTTACGAACAATTTGTTGCTCAAAACAGAAATGATTTGGCAGAAGTAGAATTGGCACAAATGAAAGTGATTGAACAATTTTTACCTGCTCAACTTTCTGCGGAAGAATTGGAAGCAGAAATTAAAAAAATTATTGCCGAAGTAGGCGCAGAATCTCTAAAAGACTTAGGAAAAGTTATGGGAACTGCTTCTAAAACTTTGGCAGGAAAATCAGATGGAAAATCCATCTCTGAAATGGTGAAAAAACTATTATCATAA